The Pseudomonas parafulva genome window below encodes:
- the rpoZ gene encoding DNA-directed RNA polymerase subunit omega, which produces MARVTVEDCLEHVDNRFELVMLSTKRARQLATGGKEPRVAWENDKPTVVALREIAEGIVTNEFIAAEEIVTEDPVFAAFEDENNEAV; this is translated from the coding sequence ATGGCCCGCGTAACTGTTGAAGACTGCCTGGAACACGTGGATAACCGCTTCGAGCTGGTCATGCTCTCGACCAAGCGCGCCCGCCAACTGGCCACCGGCGGCAAGGAACCACGCGTGGCGTGGGAAAACGACAAGCCGACCGTCGTTGCCCTGCGCGAAATCGCCGAAGGCATCGTGACCAATGAATTCATCGCCGCTGAAGAGATCGTCACCGAGGATCCGGTGTTCGCCGCGTTCGAGGACGAGAACAACGAGGCCGTCTGA
- a CDS encoding LysR family transcriptional regulator — translation MQYQISHADLALVLALERGRSLAKAAELLKVDVSTVFRSIRRLESALGTALFVKSRKGYLPTDTAQALAEQAERAEQALDAARIALTSGEQVVSGTVRLTCTEAVLHSLLLPALVEFMPNYPALSLEMGTSNSFANLSRRDADIALRLTNTPPEHLVGRCLGSTSYVICGHAAFRERLTESPNNVPWIAPDDSMHEHPTVIWRTQHHPDLVPRYQCSGMSTIAQLVSSGMGVAALADYMVDTLPGVEALSGPLPGCDTQLWLLTRPDCRALRSVQTLFEELTPRLRDAMR, via the coding sequence ATGCAATATCAAATCTCTCATGCCGATCTGGCCCTGGTGCTGGCGCTGGAGCGCGGTCGCTCGCTGGCAAAAGCAGCGGAGCTGCTCAAGGTCGATGTTTCCACGGTGTTTCGCTCCATCCGTCGACTGGAATCGGCGCTGGGGACTGCGTTGTTCGTCAAGAGCCGCAAGGGTTATCTGCCGACCGACACTGCCCAGGCCCTGGCCGAGCAGGCCGAACGTGCCGAACAAGCGCTCGATGCGGCGCGAATCGCGCTGACCAGCGGCGAACAGGTGGTCAGCGGCACCGTGCGACTGACCTGTACGGAAGCGGTGCTGCACAGTCTGCTGCTACCGGCGCTGGTCGAGTTCATGCCCAACTACCCGGCACTCTCGCTGGAGATGGGCACCTCCAATTCCTTCGCCAATCTGAGCCGTCGCGACGCCGACATCGCCCTGCGCTTGACCAACACGCCGCCGGAACATCTGGTCGGGCGTTGCTTGGGGTCGACCTCCTACGTGATCTGCGGCCACGCGGCGTTTCGCGAACGCCTGACCGAGTCGCCGAACAACGTGCCCTGGATCGCCCCGGACGACAGCATGCACGAACATCCCACGGTCATCTGGCGCACGCAGCACCACCCCGACCTCGTTCCGCGCTACCAATGCAGTGGCATGTCGACCATCGCCCAACTGGTCAGTAGCGGCATGGGCGTGGCCGCGCTGGCGGACTACATGGTCGACACCCTGCCCGGAGTCGAGGCCCTGAGCGGCCCGCTGCCAGGCTGCGACACCCAGTTATGGCTTCTCACCCGCCCAGACTGCCGGGCCCTGCGCTCGGTGCAGACCCTGTTCGAGGAACTGACGCCGCGGCTGCGTGACGCGATGCGTTGA
- a CDS encoding gamma-glutamyl-gamma-aminobutyrate hydrolase family protein — MSTRKPPLIGVSACRQQVGRNSSHTVGAKYVEAAAFAGLPLILPARDTPDEPHALLAHLNGILFTGSPSNVEPHHYNGAPSAVGTRHDAARDRLTLPLLQSAIAAGVPVLCICRGFQELNVALGGTLHPRVHALPGHLDHREPEEAPLQVQYGPRHRVDSAPGGLFERLGLAAQFEVNSLHSQGIDRLACGLRVEARAPDGLIEAVSMPGAPGFVLGVQWHPEWQLAENPVSLRLFQAFREACIAHAAGEGAR, encoded by the coding sequence ATGAGCACTCGCAAGCCGCCCCTGATCGGCGTCAGCGCCTGCCGCCAGCAGGTCGGCCGGAACTCTTCGCACACGGTAGGCGCCAAGTACGTCGAGGCCGCAGCCTTTGCGGGGCTGCCGCTGATCCTGCCGGCCCGCGATACCCCCGACGAGCCGCATGCGCTGCTGGCGCACCTGAACGGCATTCTTTTCACCGGCTCGCCTTCAAATGTCGAGCCGCATCATTACAATGGCGCCCCCAGCGCGGTCGGCACCCGGCATGACGCTGCGCGCGATCGTTTGACGCTGCCGTTGCTGCAGTCGGCGATTGCCGCAGGCGTGCCGGTGCTGTGCATTTGCCGGGGCTTCCAGGAGCTCAACGTGGCCTTGGGCGGAACCTTGCACCCGCGTGTGCATGCGTTGCCCGGCCATCTGGACCACCGCGAGCCCGAGGAGGCGCCGCTGCAGGTGCAGTATGGCCCCCGGCATCGGGTCGACAGTGCGCCGGGCGGCCTGTTCGAGCGCCTGGGCCTGGCGGCGCAGTTCGAGGTCAACTCGCTGCACAGTCAAGGTATCGACCGTTTGGCGTGCGGCCTGCGAGTCGAAGCGCGGGCGCCGGATGGCTTGATCGAAGCGGTATCGATGCCGGGCGCACCGGGGTTCGTCCTCGGCGTGCAGTGGCACCCGGAATGGCAGCTCGCCGAAAACCCGGTCTCCCTACGTCTGTTTCAGGCGTTTCGCGAGGCCTGTATCGCCCATGCTGCAGGGGAGGGCGCGCGTTAG
- a CDS encoding APC family permease — translation MSEYTETGRPPDAAADAGSTAQAPGKGLAKGRLGLLASVVLGISTIAPVYTLTGALGPTVREVGAHLPAVFIVGFLPMLLVALGYRELNAAEPDSGTSFTWSARAFGPMIGWIGGWGLVVATTIVLSNLAGVAVDFFYLFIGQISSHHELAALADNLLINVSTCCAFIALAVWICCRGMGTTMTVQYGLVALQLLVLVGFGFAAFGETTAPPPLEFDFAWFNPFGVESFSAFAAGLSLSIFIFWGWDVCLTVSEESVGSDEVPGKAATWTVLLILGLYLFTAIATLQFAGISDSGLGLGNPRIQENVFAHLAGPVMGPLAILMSIAVLASTAASLQSTFVSPARTLLAMGYYGAVPQRFASVCPRSQTPRYATVCAGLAAAVFYVTMRTLSENVLADTITALGMMICFYYSLTAFACVWYFRSSLFDRLRHFFMRGVCPLVGGVILSVIFVRTALDSASPDFGSGSHVGGLGLVFVIAAIISVLGIVLMMLSRLRAPAFFLGATLQQQAKLQLQE, via the coding sequence ATGAGCGAATACACAGAAACCGGCCGCCCTCCCGATGCGGCCGCCGATGCAGGCAGTACCGCCCAAGCCCCAGGCAAGGGCCTGGCCAAAGGCCGCCTGGGCCTGCTGGCCAGCGTCGTGCTGGGCATTTCCACCATCGCGCCGGTCTACACCCTGACCGGCGCGCTCGGCCCGACCGTGCGCGAAGTCGGCGCCCATCTCCCCGCGGTGTTCATCGTCGGTTTCCTGCCGATGCTGCTGGTCGCGTTGGGCTACCGCGAGCTCAACGCCGCCGAGCCCGACAGCGGCACCTCCTTCACCTGGTCAGCCCGCGCGTTCGGTCCGATGATCGGCTGGATCGGCGGTTGGGGGTTGGTGGTGGCGACCACCATCGTGTTGTCGAACCTGGCGGGCGTCGCGGTTGATTTCTTCTACCTGTTCATTGGCCAGATCAGCAGCCACCATGAGCTTGCCGCGCTGGCAGACAACTTGCTGATCAACGTCAGCACCTGTTGCGCCTTCATCGCCTTGGCGGTGTGGATCTGTTGCCGAGGCATGGGCACCACCATGACCGTGCAATACGGTCTGGTCGCCTTGCAACTGCTGGTGCTGGTGGGCTTCGGTTTTGCCGCGTTCGGCGAAACCACCGCACCGCCGCCGTTGGAATTCGACTTCGCCTGGTTCAACCCTTTCGGTGTCGAGTCGTTCTCGGCCTTCGCGGCCGGGCTGTCGTTGTCGATCTTCATCTTCTGGGGGTGGGACGTGTGCCTGACCGTCAGCGAAGAGTCGGTCGGCAGCGATGAGGTGCCTGGCAAAGCTGCCACCTGGACCGTGCTGCTGATATTGGGGCTGTACCTGTTCACTGCCATCGCCACGTTGCAGTTCGCCGGCATCAGCGACAGTGGTCTGGGGCTGGGTAATCCGCGTATCCAGGAGAACGTTTTCGCCCACTTGGCCGGCCCGGTGATGGGGCCGCTGGCGATCCTGATGTCGATCGCCGTGCTGGCCAGTACGGCGGCCTCGTTGCAGTCGACCTTCGTCTCGCCGGCGCGCACGCTGCTTGCCATGGGCTATTACGGCGCGGTGCCGCAGCGCTTCGCCAGTGTCTGTCCGCGCTCGCAGACACCGCGTTACGCGACCGTCTGCGCTGGGCTGGCGGCGGCGGTGTTCTACGTGACCATGCGCACCTTGAGCGAAAACGTGCTGGCCGACACCATCACCGCACTGGGCATGATGATCTGTTTCTACTACTCGCTGACGGCCTTCGCCTGCGTCTGGTATTTCCGCAGCAGCCTGTTCGACCGCCTGCGCCACTTCTTCATGCGCGGCGTGTGCCCGCTGGTGGGCGGTGTGATCTTGTCGGTGATCTTCGTGCGCACCGCGCTCGACAGCGCGTCGCCGGACTTCGGCAGCGGCTCGCACGTGGGCGGGCTGGGGCTGGTGTTCGTGATCGCGGCGATCATCTCGGTACTGGGCATCGTGCTGATGATGCTGTCGCGGCTGCGAGCGCCGGCGTTCTTCCTCGGCGCGACCTTGCAGCAGCAGGCCAAGCTGCAATTGCAGGAATGA
- the gmk gene encoding guanylate kinase, with amino-acid sequence MTHTSGTLYIVSAPSGAGKTSLVNALRQQDTQIRVSVSHTTRAMRPGEAHGVNYHFVDHDAFKTLIAQDDFLEHAEVFGNFYGTSRSALQATLAQGFDLILEIDWQGAQQVRKLMPEALSIFILPPSREALRQRLDGRGQDSEDIIAGRMKEAVSEMVHYAEFDYVIVNDDFAHALDDLQSVFRANRLLLKKQQQRHAALLEQLVG; translated from the coding sequence ATGACCCACACCAGCGGCACCCTCTACATCGTCTCGGCCCCTTCGGGCGCCGGCAAGACCAGCCTGGTCAACGCCCTCAGGCAACAGGACACGCAGATCCGCGTCTCGGTGTCCCACACCACGCGGGCCATGCGTCCCGGCGAGGCCCACGGCGTGAACTACCACTTCGTGGACCACGACGCCTTCAAGACGCTGATCGCCCAGGACGACTTCCTCGAACACGCCGAGGTGTTCGGCAACTTCTACGGCACCTCGCGCAGCGCACTGCAGGCAACCCTCGCCCAAGGCTTCGACCTGATCCTGGAGATCGACTGGCAGGGCGCTCAGCAGGTACGCAAGCTGATGCCCGAAGCGCTGTCGATCTTCATTCTGCCGCCCAGCCGAGAGGCACTGCGTCAGCGTCTGGACGGCCGCGGCCAGGACAGCGAGGACATCATCGCCGGCCGCATGAAGGAAGCAGTCAGCGAGATGGTGCATTACGCCGAGTTCGACTATGTCATCGTCAACGACGATTTCGCCCACGCGCTGGACGATCTGCAATCGGTGTTCCGGGCCAACCGCCTGTTGCTCAAGAAACAGCAACAGCGCCATGCGGCGCTGCTCGAGCAGTTGGTCGGCTGA
- a CDS encoding YicC/YloC family endoribonuclease: MVHSMTAFARVERAGSQGTLSWELRSVNHRYLEPHLRLPEALRDLEGAVREGLRQGLSRGKVECTLRLCEESSGKPLQVDRERAAQLVAAAETVAGLINQPAPLNPLEVLAWPGVLVADAADPQALNAEALALFDEALAELKAGRQREGQELARLIDERLEAMTHEVATLRALVPQMLAAQRQRILDRFADMQAELEPQRLEQEMVLLAQKSDVAEELDRLSTHVTEVRRVLKSGGAAGRRLDFLMQELNREANTLGSKAFDPRSTQAAVNLKVLIEQMREQVQNIE, from the coding sequence ATGGTGCACAGCATGACCGCCTTTGCCCGCGTCGAGCGCGCCGGCAGCCAGGGCACCCTGAGCTGGGAGTTGCGCTCGGTCAACCACCGCTACCTGGAGCCGCACCTGCGTCTGCCCGAGGCCCTGCGCGATCTCGAAGGCGCGGTCCGCGAAGGCCTGCGCCAAGGGCTCTCGCGCGGCAAGGTCGAATGTACCCTGCGCCTGTGCGAAGAGAGCAGCGGCAAGCCACTGCAGGTCGATCGCGAGCGCGCCGCGCAACTGGTCGCCGCCGCTGAAACCGTGGCCGGGCTCATCAACCAGCCGGCACCGCTCAACCCCCTCGAAGTGCTGGCCTGGCCCGGTGTACTGGTGGCCGATGCCGCCGACCCGCAGGCGCTGAACGCCGAGGCCCTGGCGCTGTTCGACGAAGCGCTTGCCGAGCTCAAAGCTGGCCGTCAGCGCGAAGGCCAGGAGCTGGCACGGCTGATCGACGAACGCCTGGAGGCCATGACCCACGAAGTGGCCACCCTGCGCGCGCTGGTGCCGCAGATGCTGGCTGCGCAACGCCAGCGTATTCTTGACCGCTTCGCCGATATGCAGGCCGAGCTCGAGCCCCAGCGCCTGGAGCAGGAGATGGTGCTGTTGGCGCAGAAGAGCGACGTGGCCGAAGAGCTCGACCGCCTGAGCACCCATGTCACCGAAGTACGCCGGGTGCTCAAGTCCGGCGGTGCGGCCGGACGGCGGCTTGACTTCCTGATGCAGGAGCTCAATCGCGAAGCCAATACCCTCGGCTCCAAGGCCTTCGACCCGCGCAGCACCCAGGCGGCCGTCAATCTGAAGGTGCTGATCGAACAGATGCGTGAACAAGTACAGAACATCGAGTAA
- the rph gene encoding ribonuclease PH: MKRPSGRAADQLRSIRITRNYTKHAEGSVLVEFGDTKVICTVSVENGVPRFLKGQGQGWLTAEYGMLPRSTGERNQREASRGKQGGRTLEIQRLIGRSLRAALDMSKLGDITLYVDCDVIQADGGTRTASITGAMVALCDALAVIKKRGGLKGGNPLKHMIAAVSVGMYQGEAVLDLDYLEDSAAETDLNVVMTSAGGFIEVQGTAEGAPFQPEDFNAMLALAQKGMTEIFDLQTAALAD; this comes from the coding sequence ATGAAACGTCCAAGTGGTCGCGCCGCCGATCAGCTTCGCTCGATCCGCATCACCCGCAACTACACCAAACACGCCGAGGGGTCGGTACTGGTCGAGTTCGGTGACACCAAGGTCATCTGCACGGTCAGCGTCGAGAACGGCGTTCCGCGCTTCCTTAAAGGTCAGGGCCAAGGCTGGCTGACTGCCGAGTACGGCATGCTGCCGCGCTCGACCGGCGAGCGGAACCAGCGCGAGGCCAGTCGTGGCAAGCAGGGTGGTCGCACCCTGGAGATCCAGCGCCTGATCGGCCGCTCCCTGCGCGCCGCGCTGGACATGAGCAAGCTCGGCGATATCACGCTCTACGTCGATTGCGACGTCATCCAGGCCGATGGCGGTACCCGCACGGCGTCGATCACCGGTGCCATGGTCGCCCTGTGCGACGCGCTGGCGGTGATCAAGAAGCGCGGCGGCCTTAAGGGCGGCAACCCGCTCAAGCACATGATCGCGGCTGTCTCGGTAGGCATGTACCAGGGCGAGGCGGTGCTGGACCTGGACTATCTGGAAGATTCCGCCGCCGAGACCGACCTCAATGTGGTCATGACCAGCGCGGGCGGCTTCATCGAAGTGCAGGGCACTGCCGAAGGCGCGCCGTTCCAGCCTGAAGACTTCAATGCCATGCTGGCACTGGCCCAGAAGGGCATGACCGAGATCTTCGATCTGCAAACTGCCGCACTGGCCGACTGA
- a CDS encoding DUF4870 domain-containing protein, with protein sequence MNEPNPPIGTVSAEARQWAMFCHFSAFLGLVMPLGHLLGPLVMWLWKRESDPFVDAQGKEALNFQITVTLAGFICFLLMFVVIGVVLLAILAVAMLILIILAGVRANEGKAYRYPFIWRPIK encoded by the coding sequence ATGAATGAGCCAAATCCACCGATCGGAACCGTCAGCGCCGAAGCCCGGCAATGGGCGATGTTCTGTCACTTCAGTGCGTTTCTCGGGCTGGTGATGCCGTTGGGACATCTGCTCGGGCCGTTGGTGATGTGGCTCTGGAAGCGCGAATCGGACCCCTTCGTCGATGCCCAAGGCAAGGAGGCGCTGAATTTCCAGATCACCGTCACCCTGGCCGGGTTCATCTGCTTCCTGCTGATGTTCGTGGTGATCGGTGTCGTGCTGCTCGCCATCCTCGCGGTGGCGATGCTGATTCTGATCATTCTGGCCGGCGTTCGCGCGAACGAAGGCAAAGCCTATCGCTACCCGTTCATCTGGCGTCCGATCAAGTAA
- a CDS encoding DUF4105 domain-containing protein, which yields MKRARAWLLGCALTLLGTPALADLRLDLQTHGLDAHQRQASQALLDEALSKLPPTFKQRLDRRIDVSWSDRMPADAYGQASPVASLELNRRLLPGLVDGSAATEKTQRPHGTVREELLATVLHELTHIYDRARLWQGAERSRIARCKRQYTTLGDIGLPQQCRGETERRFTLSDDPRLLDLAGWPQYVGRRGEREQHNGQLVRTPDAYELSSPKEFIAVNMEYFLLDPSYGCRRPALNQYLREHFAWAPAQDTCAQGLPFLNAGSDFAREPLGDIDPERVYQVDYLLAEANQNWVSRWGHSMLRLVICAPGRPRGPDCRLDLDRHLVLSYRAFVNDVQLSSWDGLIGAYPSRLFVLPLGQVIDEYTKTELRSLSSVPLKLDRQQIEDLVRQAAEMHWSYDGNYYFLSNNCAVETLKLMRSGTADPRLSDLDSIMPNGLLEVLKGRGLADTHVLDDPREALRLGYRFDSYRDRYQAMFEVLRKQLPIPQTAVEDWLAQDAEQRRPWFAQANLRTSAALLLLEQASLRRQLLLAQDEVKQRYLNAAALKDGSIDKANATLQQMLANSGFLSRPAELLESRGYGLPQPQERAHLEKVSSERQAQLLRLSTDLDKEVRALLEPARAKEIAAIETNVKQIGEHLRALHKAAGGLQLP from the coding sequence GTGAAGCGCGCGCGTGCCTGGCTGCTCGGCTGCGCCCTGACGCTGCTCGGCACGCCCGCCCTGGCGGACCTGCGACTGGACTTGCAGACTCACGGTCTCGACGCTCACCAACGGCAAGCGTCCCAGGCCTTGCTCGATGAGGCCCTGTCCAAACTGCCGCCGACCTTCAAGCAGCGCCTGGATCGGCGAATTGACGTCAGCTGGAGCGACCGCATGCCGGCCGATGCCTACGGGCAGGCGTCGCCGGTAGCCAGCCTGGAACTCAATCGCCGCTTGCTGCCTGGTCTGGTCGACGGCAGCGCCGCCACTGAAAAGACCCAGCGCCCCCATGGCACGGTCCGCGAAGAACTGCTCGCCACCGTGCTCCACGAGCTGACCCACATCTATGACCGCGCACGCCTATGGCAAGGTGCGGAGCGCTCACGCATCGCCCGCTGCAAGCGGCAGTACACGACGCTCGGCGATATCGGCCTACCGCAGCAATGCCGTGGCGAGACCGAGCGCCGCTTCACCCTCAGCGACGACCCACGCTTGCTCGATCTGGCCGGCTGGCCACAATACGTAGGCCGTCGCGGCGAGCGCGAACAGCACAACGGCCAGTTGGTGCGCACGCCTGACGCCTACGAGTTGAGCAGCCCCAAGGAATTCATCGCGGTCAACATGGAGTACTTCCTCCTCGACCCGAGCTACGGCTGTCGCCGGCCAGCGCTGAACCAATACCTGCGCGAGCATTTCGCCTGGGCACCGGCGCAAGACACCTGCGCCCAAGGCCTGCCCTTCCTGAATGCCGGCAGCGACTTCGCCCGCGAGCCGCTGGGCGATATCGATCCCGAGCGCGTCTACCAGGTCGACTACCTGCTCGCCGAAGCCAACCAGAACTGGGTGAGCCGCTGGGGGCACAGCATGCTGCGGCTGGTGATCTGCGCCCCAGGTCGGCCACGCGGTCCGGACTGCCGCTTGGACCTGGACCGCCACCTGGTGCTTTCCTACCGTGCCTTCGTCAACGATGTGCAATTGTCCAGTTGGGACGGCCTGATCGGAGCCTACCCCTCGCGGCTGTTCGTGTTGCCGCTGGGCCAGGTCATCGACGAATACACCAAGACCGAACTGCGCAGCCTGTCGTCGGTGCCGCTCAAGCTTGATCGTCAGCAGATCGAGGACCTGGTGCGCCAGGCAGCGGAGATGCACTGGAGCTATGACGGCAACTACTACTTCCTGTCCAACAACTGTGCGGTGGAAACCCTAAAGCTGATGCGCAGCGGCACCGCCGATCCACGCTTGAGCGACCTCGATTCGATCATGCCCAACGGCTTGCTGGAAGTGCTCAAGGGCCGCGGCCTGGCCGATACCCACGTGCTCGACGATCCGCGCGAAGCCTTGCGCCTGGGCTATCGGTTCGACTCCTATCGAGACCGCTACCAGGCGATGTTCGAGGTGTTGAGAAAACAGCTCCCGATCCCGCAGACCGCCGTGGAGGACTGGCTTGCACAGGACGCCGAACAGCGTCGGCCCTGGTTCGCCCAGGCCAATCTGCGCACCAGCGCGGCCCTGCTACTGCTGGAGCAGGCCAGCCTGCGTCGCCAACTGCTACTGGCACAGGATGAGGTCAAGCAGCGTTATCTGAACGCGGCCGCATTAAAGGACGGCAGCATCGACAAAGCCAATGCGACTCTGCAGCAGATGCTCGCCAACAGCGGCTTCCTCAGCCGGCCGGCCGAATTGCTGGAGTCGCGGGGCTATGGTCTGCCGCAACCGCAAGAGCGCGCGCATCTGGAGAAAGTCAGCAGCGAGCGTCAGGCGCAATTGCTGCGCCTGAGCACCGATCTGGACAAGGAGGTGAGAGCACTGCTGGAGCCCGCGAGGGCCAAAGAAATTGCCGCTATCGAGACCAACGTCAAGCAGATCGGCGAACATCTGAGGGCGTTGCACAAGGCAGCCGGCGGTTTGCAGCTGCCTTGA
- a CDS encoding DUF2388 domain-containing protein, with protein sequence MRKPLIAATLGMLLLADLAQAQTLVATSNIIVRAFGRSIDFTSDTTTSIRDSKVVREARDDAASFVASNGDIRGAQLEAAFDTLRDRVPEARDASDQVLAEAILSL encoded by the coding sequence ATGCGTAAACCGCTGATCGCCGCCACCCTCGGCATGCTGCTGCTGGCCGACCTGGCCCAGGCACAGACCCTGGTGGCCACCAGCAACATCATCGTGCGTGCCTTTGGCCGCTCGATCGACTTCACCTCCGACACCACCACCTCGATCCGCGACTCCAAGGTCGTGCGCGAAGCCCGTGACGATGCGGCCAGCTTCGTCGCCAGCAACGGCGATATCCGCGGCGCTCAGCTCGAGGCGGCCTTCGACACCCTGCGCGACCGTGTGCCCGAGGCACGCGACGCCAGCGATCAGGTTCTGGCCGAAGCCATCCTCTCGCTGTGA
- a CDS encoding DUF2388 domain-containing protein translates to MRYLITLLLAFASVGSVHAMDVTTQFPIMTGYVTTQVTTAPFDRKIVGMARDDAATFVASGGQIRSARLQAALVELRRHHWLGNHDDLELAEAILVQ, encoded by the coding sequence ATGCGTTACCTGATAACCCTGCTGCTTGCCTTCGCCAGTGTGGGAAGCGTCCACGCCATGGACGTCACCACTCAGTTTCCAATCATGACCGGCTACGTCACCACCCAAGTGACCACCGCGCCGTTCGATCGCAAGATCGTCGGCATGGCCCGCGATGACGCCGCCACGTTCGTCGCCAGTGGCGGACAGATACGCAGCGCCCGTCTCCAGGCTGCGCTCGTCGAACTGCGCCGCCATCATTGGCTTGGCAATCACGACGACCTTGAACTGGCAGAGGCAATTCTCGTCCAATGA
- a CDS encoding DUF2388 domain-containing protein, whose protein sequence is MSRKSLFGAALLLALTSTAQASSFVVTTDTVVRGVAASTDATSDASSSLRDKKIVEAARDDAASFVGSQGAIRGAKLESAFAHIREQVPTLQASDAQLAQAILAY, encoded by the coding sequence ATGTCCCGTAAATCCCTGTTCGGCGCAGCCCTGCTGCTGGCCCTGACCAGCACCGCCCAGGCCAGCAGCTTCGTGGTCACCACCGATACCGTTGTTCGCGGGGTCGCAGCGTCCACCGACGCCACCTCTGACGCCAGCTCGTCGCTGCGTGACAAGAAAATCGTCGAAGCCGCACGCGACGACGCCGCCAGCTTCGTCGGCAGTCAGGGCGCCATTCGCGGCGCCAAGCTGGAAAGCGCCTTTGCCCACATCCGCGAGCAGGTGCCGACGCTGCAAGCGAGCGATGCACAATTGGCCCAGGCCATCCTGGCCTATTGA
- a CDS encoding DUF1127 domain-containing protein, translated as MERTLSSGLVFDNNTESKASAPLRVVSTLLLWQRRIASRRQLARLDARLLADAGISESQRYQELSKPFWR; from the coding sequence ATGGAACGTACCCTCAGTTCCGGTCTGGTTTTCGACAACAACACTGAATCCAAAGCCTCGGCGCCACTGCGCGTCGTTTCGACCCTGCTGCTGTGGCAACGCCGCATCGCCAGTCGTCGTCAACTCGCTCGCCTGGATGCACGCCTGCTCGCTGATGCGGGTATCAGCGAATCGCAGCGCTACCAAGAGCTGAGCAAGCCTTTCTGGCGCTAA